CGCGGCGGATGGTGCAGCCGTACGCCGGCGCGGGGCTGCTGGACTACGGCTGCGGCGACGGGACGTTCCTGGCGATGGTGCACGACCTGTTTCCCGACGCGGTGGGTGCGGAGATCGACCAGGCGCTCGTGGACGGCGCGCGCGAGCGGTTCCGCGCCCTCACCGGCCTGGCGTTCGTCCACGCGGGAGACGAGCTCGACGACCTGCCTGCGGCCGGGTTTGGCGTGCTCACCTGCATGGAGGTGCTGGAGCACTGCACGTCCGAGACGGTGGAGCGGGTGCTGGGGCAGCTGAAGCGGCTGGCGGCGCCCGGCGCGGCGGTGATCATCAGCGTTCCGGTAGAGACGGGGCCGGCGCTGCTGGTGAAGCAGGCGGCGCGCGCGGTCGCGGGGCTGCGCGGCATCAGCGGCTACCAGGAACGCGAGCGGTACGCGCCCGGCGAGCTGGTGCGCATGATCGCCGGCGCGGCGGTCGATCGGCCCGTGTACGAATCGCGCTTTGCCGACGGCACTCCCAACCGCTACCACGGACACAAGGGCTTCAACTGGCGCGCGCTCGCGGCCCGCGTCGAGCGGGACTTCGTCATGGAGCGGACGCGGTTTTCGCCCGTTCCCGCGCTGGGCCCACTGCTGAACTCCCAGGCCTGGCTCCTGTGCCGCCCCAGGTGAGCGCCCGCGTCGGAATCGTCTACGATTACGCCGCCGAGAACTGGCCCAGCATGGACCTGGTCGGGGACCTGCTGGTCCACGCGCTGCTCGGCCACGCGCCGCAGTTCGCGCCGGAGCGCATTCAGCCACGCATGCCGCGCCTCCTCGGAGGGTGGGCGGGGGGAGCGGGGCACAACGCCGACCGCCTGATCGGGCGGCACGTGGCCTACCCGCGGTGGTTGCGCCGGCATGGCGGGGGGAGGGACCTGTACCACGTGGTGGACCACAGCTACGCCCAGCTCGTCCACTCGCTCCCCGCCAGCCGTACCATCGTCACCTGCCACGACCTGGATGCCTTCCGCTCGCTCCTGCAGCCGGAGCGCGACCCGCGGCCGCTGTGGTTCCGGGCGATGATGAAGCGCGTCCTGCTCGGCCTGCAACGGGCGGCCCACGTGGTCTGCGACAGCGACACGGTCCGCGATGAGCTGCTCCGCCACCGGCTCGTTCCCGAGAGCCGCGTGACCACCATCGCGCTGGCGGCGCATCCCGATTTTCACCCCGGGCCCGATGCCGATGCGGATGCGTATGCGGAAACGCTGCTTGGCCCGCCGGACGCAGTCGACATCCTGAACGTCGGCAGCACGGCGCCGCGCAAGCGCATTGGACTGCTGCTGCGCGCCGCCGCTCCCGTGCTGGCGGAGCATCCCCGGGCGCGCATCGTTCGCGTGGGCGGACCGCTGGAGCCGGAGCCGCGCAGGCTGGCTGAGGCACTGGGGATCGCGGCCCGCATCGTAGAGGTGCCGTGGGTCGATCGCCCGCGGCTGGCCGCCATCTACCGGCGCGCCGCACTGGTCGTCAGCACGTCGGAGCGTGAAGGCTTTGGGCTGCCCCTGGTGGAGGCGATGGCCTGCGGCGCTCCCGTGCTCGCCAGCGCCCTCGGCGTCTTCCGCGAAGTGGGTGGTTCGGCGGTGGAATACGTGGACGGCGACGATGCCGCCGCCTGGTCCGCCGCCCTGGACGCCGCGCTCACCCGGCTGGCCGATCCTTCCGCACGGATCGCCGCCCGCGCCGCGTCCCTCCTCCGCGCCCAGCTGTACCGCGTCGACCGGTTCGCCCCGGCGATCACGGCCGTCTACGACCGCGTGCTCGCGGAGGCGGCGTGAGCGCGCGGCTGAAGGTGGTGCACGTCGGCAAGTTCTATCCGCCCTACCCCGGGGGGATGGAAAGCCACCTCGCCACGCTCTGTGGCGAGCTGGCCAACGACGTGGACATGCGCGTGATCGTCGCCAACGACGGCCCCGGGACGGTGTCCGAGACGGTGGACGGCGTTCCCGTGCTGCGGATCGGCACGGCGCTTTGGATCTCGTCCGCGACCGTGAATCCGGGGATGGCCACCGCCATCCGCCAGTCGGGGGCGGACGTGGTGCACCTGCATCATCCCAACCCCACGGGCGTGCTTTCGTACCTCGCCAGCGGCAGCCGCGCGCCCCTGGTGGTCACCTATCACAGCGACATCGTCCGCCAGCGCGTGCTGCGGACGCTCTTCTCGCCCGTGCAGCACCGCTTCCTGCGCCGCGCGCACGCCATCATCGCCAGCTCTCCCGACTATGCGGCCAGCTCGCCCGTGCTGCGGCGCCACGCGGACCGCGTGCGGGTGATCCCCTTCGGCATCCGCCCGGACGACGCGGGCACGCCCGACCCGGCGACTGTCGCGGCGCTCCGGGAAAAATATGGCGCAAGGGTGGTGCTGGCAGTAGGTAGGCTGGTATACTACAAGGGTTTCGACTACCTTGTAAGGTCAATGGACAGGGTCGACGGGCACCTGGTGATCGTCGGCGACGGGCCCATGCATGGCGAGCTGGAGCGGCTGGCGGCCGAGCACGGCATCGCTGGCCGCGTGACGCTGGCGGGGCGTGTCGACAGCGTGGCATCGCACTACGCCGCCGCCGACGTGTTCGCCCTTCCCGCCACGGCGCGGAGCGAGGCGTTCGGCCTGGTGCAGCTGGAGGCGATGGCCGCCGGGCTGCCGGTGGTCAACACGCGAATCCCCAGCGGTGTGCCGTTCGTGTCGCGCGACGGCCAGACGGGGCTCTCCGTCCCGCCGCGCGACCCCGCCGCGCTGGCCGCCGCACTCACGCGCCTGCTGGACGACGCCGCGCTGCGCACGCGCCTGGGCCGGGCGGCGCGCGAGCGGGTGAGCACCGAGTTCAGCGCGGAGCGCATGGCCCGCGACACGCTGGCCCTGTACCACGAAGCCGCGGGCCGTTCCGGGCCCGCCATCCCCACGTCCAAGCCCGAATGACCTCCAGCGAAGCCGCCCCGCCGTCGCCCCTGCCTGAGCTCGAGGCCTCGTCCGACTTCTGGCGCGGACGGCGCGTCCTGGTCACCGGCGGATCGGGGTTCCTGGGCTCGCACGTCGTCGAGCGCCTGCGCGCCTGCGGGGCCGAGCCCTTCGTTCCCCGCCGCGCGCAGTTCGACCTGACGCGCCAGGCCGACGTGGAGCGGGTGTACGAGGCCGCCCGTCCGCAGCTCGTCATGCACCTGGCCGCGGAGGTGGGCGGCATCGGCGCCAACCGCGCCGCTCCGGGGCGCTTCTTCTACGCCAACGCCATGATGGGCGTGGCCATGATCGAGCAGGCGCGCGTGGCCGGGGTCGAGAAGTTCGTGCAGATCGGCACCGTGTGCGCGTACCCGAAGATCACCCCGGTTCCCTTCCGCGAAGAAGACCTCTGGGCGGGGTACCCCGAAGAAACCAACGCGCCCTACGGCATCGCCAAGAAGGCGCTGCTGGTGCAGCTGGCGGCGTACCGCGAGCAGTACGGGCTGAACGGCATCTACCTGCTGCCCACCAACCTGTACGGCCCGCGCGACAACTTCGACCCGGCCACCTCGCACGTGATCCCCGCGCTCATCCGCCGCATGGCCGAGGCGCGGCGGGATGGGGCCGAGGAGCTCCCGGTGTGGGGCACGGGCGAGGCGTCGCGCGAGTTCCTGTACGTGGACGACGCGGCGCGCGCCATCCTGCTGGCCGCCGAGCACTACGATGGTGTGGAACCCGTCAACGTCGGGATTGGTAATGAGATACGCATTCGCGAGCTGGCTGGGCTGATCGCCGGGCTGGTGGGCTTCGAGGGGCGCCTGGCCTTCGATCCCACGCAGCCCGACGGGCAGCCCCGGCGCTCCCTGGACACCAGCCGGGCCCTGCGCCTGTTCGGCTTCCGCGCGCGCATTCCCATGCACGAGGGGCTGCGCCGCACCGTAGAGTGGTACCTGAGCCAGGGTTCCTCGTAACTCCCCTTCAGCCGGTCTCCCGTGCCTGAATTCCAAGGCAACCGCCTTCTGCCCGAACCCATGCCGCCCCCGCAGCCCTCGCCGGTGCTGCGTGGCGTTCCCACGCCCGAGCGCTACGGCTCGGCGGTGGACGAGGGCATTCCCCTGGGCGAGTACCTGGACGCTCTGCGGCGCTACGCGTGGCTGATCGTGGCTGCAGTGGTCCTTTCCATGGGCTTCGTGTGGTACAAGCTGCAGCGCGAGGTTCCGCACTACGCCGCCGCGTCGACAGTGCGCCTGGTGAACGCGCGCGAACAGATGGCGGGCGGCATCGCCCCCGGGCAGGTGCAGGACGCGCAGGGCTGGTACACCGACCCCATCCTGTCGCAGATCCAGCTGCTGCGCAGCCGCGCGGTCGCCGCCGAGGTGGTCGATTCGCTGGGCCTGCGGCTGAGGCCCACGCTCCCCGGATTCCCCCGGTCGGCCATCAGGTCCATCCACGTTTCACCCGGCGCGCCCAATGGCGACACGGTGTCCTTTACCTTTCGGGCCGACCGTGTGGAGGCGCGGATGCGGGGGCGCGCCGTCGCGGCGGCCTACGGGCAGCCGCTGGACCTGGGCGCCGTGGCCGTTACCTTCGCCGGCCGGCCGGTCGGCGTTCCCACGGCCACGTTCCAGGTGGTCGACCACCAGGAAGCCGTGCTGGGCACGCTGGGGACGATGAACGTGGTGCAGCGCGAGCTCACCAACGTGATTGACATCCAGTTCACCGCCGACGACCCCGTCCTGGCGCAGAAGGCGGCCAACGCGTTCGCCGTGGCGTTCCAGAACGTCAGCATGCGCTCGGCGCAGAACATCTCGCGGCGGCGGCGCCAGTTCGTCGAGGAGCAGCTGCGCCAGACCGACGGGCTGCTGCTGGTGGCGCAGCGGCAGCTCAGCGACTTCCGCCGCGGCGTACGCGCCTTTTCGCCCCGTGAAAAGTTCCGGGTGACGGAGGAGGGGCTGGCCGGGTTCCGCCTGCAGCGCCAGGACCTGCTGAGCGAAAAGCAGATCTACGACCAGATGGCGCGCGGGCTGGCCAGCGGGACCGGCCGCGAGAGCACCGAGCAGGTGGCTGCCCTGGCCGCCTCGCCCGAGGTGTCGACCAACGCGGGGATCGTTTCGCTGTACACCACGCTGCTGCGCTACCAGAGCGACCGCGACTCGCTGACCACCGGGCGCTGGTCCCGGGCGGCCAGCAACCCCGACGTGCAGCAGCTGGATTCGCTCATCAACACCTACCGCGGCCGCCTGATGCGCGCCGTCGAGGCCCGCAGCGTCGCCCTCGCCGCGCGCATCGCCGTGCTGGACCAGGTGATGTCCGAGGACGCGGCCTCCATCTCGGGGCTTCCCGAGGCTGAGGCCGACGAGATGAGGCTTTCGCGCGAGGTGGAGACGCTGCAGAAGCTGGTGGACGACCTGCGGCGCGAGCAGCAGGAGGCGCGCATCGACGAGGCGGTGCAGGCGGGGCAGGTAGACGTCGTGGACCTGGCCATGGCCCCAGGCACGCCGATCGGCGCGGGCGCCAAGCGCCGGTTGTTGTTCGCCCTGCTGATCGGCCTGATGCTGGGCGGCGGCGGCGCGCTGGTCCTGGACCGGCTGAACACGGCCATCAGCCGCCGTGAAGACGTGGAGACCGCCATGCGCGCGCCGGTGGTGGCGGTGATCCCCCGTTTGGGCGAGCCGCCGCGCGCCGCCGGCCGCCTGGGCACCGCCAAGCTGCTGGCCCGCCGCGGCGAGCCGGAGCGTACCGAGCAGCTGGTGGCGGTGAACGACGTGCAGTCGGCCGGCTCGCAGGCGTACCGCAAGCTGCGCACGCACCTGATCTTCGCGCAGCACGGCATGGCCATGCGCACTCTGCTGGTCACCAGCCCGGGCGCGTCGGAGGGCAAGACCACGGTCACGGCCAACCTGGCCGCCACCTTCGCGCAGCAGGGGCTGCGCGTGTGCGTGATCGACGCCGACCTGCGCCGCGCGCGCCTTCACGGCGTGTACGGGCTGCCGCGGGCGCCGGGGCTCACCGAGGTGCTGCTGGGCGAGGTGCCGCTGGACGAGGCGCTGCGCCCGTCCAAGGTCGACAAGCTGCACGTGCTGGCCGCCGGCCGGCTGGTTCCCCACGTGTCGGAGCTGCTGGGCGGCCCGGGAATGGGGCGGCTGATGCGCGTGCTGAGCGGCGTGTACGACCTGGTGGTGGTCGACACGCCTCCGGTGCTCGCCGCCGCCGACGCCGAGATCCTGGGCGCCCAGTCCGACGCCCTGCTGATGGTGGTGCGCGCGGGGCAGACGGAGCGCCACAGCGCGCAGCACGCCGCCGACCAGCTGCGCGCGGTGGGCGCGCGCATCGTGGGCATCGTGCTCAACGACCCCGACCAGAAGATCGGGGGCCACGAGAAGTACGCCTACTACTACGACTCCTACGCGGACGAGGTAGAGGCGGACGGGGCGTGAGCGCCGGCGCACAGCAAGACGGGCCGTCCACGAGGGCGGCCCGTTTGCTTCATTCAGGCCCCTCGTCGCGCCCGGAGCCGTGTCATCGCATCCTTCATCGGGGGACGAAAATTTGGTCCGGCCTGTGGCTCAACCGGGGCGGGCCGAAGCCGACCGGGGTGCGACCGATCCAGGGACCTGGCCCGCGCGTTGAACCCGCGTGCCCCAGAGCGTATATTGATCGGCCTGCATTCTAGCGATCATCAACGAGATCATCAGCGACGGGAGGTGCCCGATGGCCGGGCATAGCAAGTGGAAGCAGATCAAGCACAAGAAGGCGCTCACCGACAACCGTCGCGCCGCCACCTGGACCAAGAAGATCCGTGAGATCACCGTCGCCGCCAAGGAAGGCGGCGGCGACCCCGCGGGCAACCCGCGGCTGCGCCTGGCCATCGACACGGCCAAGTCGGTGAACATGCCCAACGAGAACATCGAGCGCGCCATCAAGAAGGGCACGGGCGAGCTCGAGGGGGTGAACTACGAGGAGATCACCTACGAAGCGTACGGCCCCGCCGGCGTCGCCATCATGATCGAATCGCTCACCGACAACGGCAACCGCACCGTCGCCGACATCCGCCGCTGGCTCTCGCGCAACGGCGGCAACCTGGGCAGCTCCGGCAGCGTGGCCTGGATGTTCGACCGCCGTGGCCAGATCTCCATCGACGGCTCCAAGCACGACGAGGAGACGGTGATGATGGCGGCGCTGGACGCCGGCGCCCTGGACGTGGAGACCGGCGAGGACGGCCACACGGTCTACACCGAGGTCGCCGACTTCCACGCGGTGCAGGACGCGCTGCGCGCCGCGGGCATCGAGTGGGAAGACGCCGAGCTGGCGATGGTCCCCAAGACCGAGATCCGCGTGGAGGGCGCCGACGCCGAGCAGCTCGTCAAGCTGCTGGAACTGCTGGAAGAGCTGGACGACGTGCAGAAGGTTTACACCAACGCCGATCTTGACGCCGACGCCCTGGCAGGGGTGTGAGCCTGGGCCTTCCCCCGTCCGAGTCCGTGGTGCTGGGGGTGGATCCCGGCACGGCGGTCACCGGATACGGCGTCGTCCGCCGGGCCGCGGACGGCGCCCTTTCGCTGCTGGAGTGCGGCGTCGTCCGCACCGATCCCAAGGATGACCTCGCGGACCGGTTGCGCGTGATCTTCGAGGGCCTTTCGGAAGTCATCGAGCGTACCAGGCCCGCGGTCGTCTCGGTCGAGGGCGTGTTCTACGCCAAGAACGTCCGCACGTCCGTCGTCCTGGGCCACGCCCGCGGCGCCGTGCTGCTCGCTGCCGCGCTCAAGGGGCTGCGCGTGGCCGAGTACCCCCCCGCCGAGGTGAAGGCCGCCGTGGTGGGCGCCGGCCGTGCGACCAAGGACCAAGTGGGGCTGATGGTGCAGCGCCACCTGAAGCTGCGCGAGGTCCCCCGTCCCCACGACGCGGCGGACGGCGTGGCGCTCGCGCTCACGCACTGCTTCCGCGGCTTCGGCCCGCAGCTCAAGGCGCCGATTCCCCTTACGTTCGCGAACCTGCAGAAGCTGGGAGGCCGCCGATGATCTCGCGCATCCGCGGCGAGCTGATCGTCCGCGACCTGGAACGCGTGGAGGTGATGACCTCCGGCGGCGTGGCGTACGAAATCTCCATCCCCACAACCGTCTTCGAGCGCCTGCCGCGCCTGGGCGAGCAGGTGACCATCCGCACCTACCACTTGGTGCGCGAAGACGCGGTGATGCTCTTCGGGTTTCTCGACGACACCGAGAAGACCGTGTTCACCCGGCTGCTGGCCGTGAACATGGTGGGCCCGCGGCTGGCGCTGGGCCTCCTTTCGGCGCTGACGGCGGAGCAGGTGGTGCGCGCCGTACGCGAGCGGAACGCGGCGGCGCTGACGGCGGTGTCGGGCGTCGGCAAGAAGACGGGCGAGCGCATCGTCCTGGAGCTGACGGGCAAGCTGGACGACATCGCCTTCGCCTCGTCCGCGCTCGGCCAGCGTGCCCCCGCCGCCGAAGAGGCCCTGCGCGCCCTCACCGCGCTGGGCGTCACCACGGCGGACGCGGACCGCGCGGTGCGCTCCGTCGTCCAGGAGAAGGGAAGCCTCTCCGCGCCGGAGCTGATCCGCGAGGCGCTCGCGCGGCTGAAGTAAAGGCGGGCAGCGCCCGATCCCCTTCCGCCTTCGGCGGGAGGGGATCTTCGCGTAAAACCTCTGGTGTGATCCGAAGAAAAGCCGTACATTGTTGACGGACGGCATTCCACGACCCGGAACCATCGCCTGATGTCCCAGCAGCAACCGCGCTCCGAGATCACCACGCCCGCCGCGCTGACCGACGAGGAAGGCAGCGAGCTCAGCCTGCGCCCGCAGCGCCTGGCTGAGTTCATCGGGCAGGACAAGGTCAAGGAGTCGCTGCAGATCGCCATCGACGCGGCGCTCAGCCGCCGCGAGCCGCTGGACCACACCCTGTTCTACGGCCCGCCCGGGCTGGGCAAGACCACGCTGGCGCTGCTGATGGCACGCGAGCTGGGCGTCAACATCAAGATCACCGCCGCCCCCGTGCTCGAAAAGCCGGCGGACCTGGTCCGCGAGCTGACCACGCTGCGTGAGGGCGACATCCTCTTCATCGACGAGATCCACCGCCTGCGTCCCATCATCGAGGAGTTCCTGTACCCCGCGATGGAGGACTGGCGGATCGACGTGCGTCTTTCGGACGGGCCGCATGCGCAGATGATCTCCATGCCCATCGAAAAGTTCACGTTGATCGGGGCCACCACGCGCTATGGCCTGCTCACGCCCCCCATGCGCGCCCGCTTCGGCATCGTGCAGCGGCTTCACTACTATCCCGTGCAGCACCTGGCCTTCATCGTGGAGCGCACCGCTGAGATCCTGGGCGTGGGGTGCGAGAAGCACGGGGCGATGGAGATTGCGCGGCGGTCGCGGGGCACGCCGCGCGTTGCCAACCGGCTGATGCGCCGCGTGCGCGACTACGCCCAGGTGCGCGCGGACGGCGTGATCACCCGCGAGGTGGCCGACGCGGCGCTGCTGATGCTGGACGTGGACGAGTTCGGCCTGGACGAGATGGATACGCGGGTGCTGCGCAGCATGATCGAGCAGTTCGGCGGCGGGCCCGTGGGGCTGAATACCCTGGCCGTGGCCATTGGTGAGGACGCCGGGACGCTGGAAGAGGTGTACGAGCCCTTCCTGATCCAGAACGGTTTCCTGATGCGCACGCCGCGCGGACGCGTGGCGACGGCGCTGGCCTACCGCCGCTTCGGCTACGCGCCACCGGTGGACGGCGCCGGCGCCAACCTCCCCGGCATGTTCGGCGGGGCGGCGGGACCGGTGCAGCCCAACCTGTTCGACGCGTGACGGAGCGCGCGTTCCGCACGTCGGACTTCGATTTTCACCTTCCGCCGGAGCAGGTAGCCCAGGCTCCGGCGGAGCGGCGCGACGCCAGCCGGCTGCTGGTGGTGGACCGCTCCACCAGCGAACTGCACCACGGCGTCTTTTCCGACCTCCTGGAATACGTGCCCGCGGGAGACGCCCTCGTGCTGAACGAGACGCGCGTCTTTCCCGCGCGCCTGCTCGGGCGCAAGGCCACGGGTGCCGCCGCCGAGGTGCTGCTTCTGCACCCGCACGGCGGCGAGGAAAAGGTGTGGACGGCGCTCGTACGCCCCGGCGCCAAGCTCAAGCCCGGGCGCACGGTGGAGGTGGGCGAGGAGCTTTCGGTGGAGATCGTGGACTCCACCCCCGGCGGCGAGCGCATCGTGCGGCTGGTGACGCCGCTGCCCCTGGCCGAGGCGCTGGACCGCTACGGCGAGGTGCCGCTGCCGCCCTACGTGGAGCGGAGCGCGACGGAGGCGGACCGCGAGCGCTACCAGACGGTCTACGCGCGCGAGCGGGGCTCCGTCGCCGCGCCCACGGCGGGCCTCCACTTCACCCCCGAGCTGATCGCGGCCTTCGAGGCCAAGGGCGTGCGCATCGCCCGCCTGGTCCTTCACGTGGGCGTCGGCACCTTTCGCCCCGTTGAGGCCGAGGACCCCGCCGAGCACCGCATGCACTCCGAGTGGTACAGCGTGTCCGGCGAGGCGGCGGCGGCCGTCAACGAGACGCGCGCGGCCGGCGGCTCCATCTGGGCCGTCGGCACCACCGTCGTGCGCACGCTGGAGTCCGCGGCCACGGACGACGGCCTGGTGCACGCGGGCGACGGGTGGACGGACATCTTCATCCGCCCGCCGTACCGCTTCAAGGCCGTGGACCACCTGGTCACCAACTTCCACCTCCCGCGGAGCACGCTGTTGATGCTGGTGGCGGCTTTGGGAGGATACGAACGGGTGATGAGGGCGTACAGCGAGGCGGTAGAGCGCGGATACCGGTTCTTTTCCTACGGTGACGCGATGGTCCTCCTGTGACGGCTTCCGGATGGTGGTAAGACGTGGTCTAAATACCCTGAAACAAACCACTTGCGCAACAGCGGACCGGCGATCATCATTCGTCCGGTCCGTTTGCATTTTGCTCACCCGAGGGACGGGGACCATGGGTCCGATGCTCAGGTGGTTCGTCTTCACGATCGCGTTCGGCCTGCTGCCGTTCGGGGTTTCGATGCTGCTGAACGAGTTCGGCGGGGCCGTGTCGGCGCGGCGCTGACCTCGCCCGCGTTGCTCTTTTTCGCCGTGATGGTGTGTGCCGCCCAGGTCAGCGGACTCCTGGTTACGCTCTCCGCCGAGGAGCCGATCTCTCCGAGCCGGCGCGACCTGCTGTCGGCTTGTTTTGGCGTGTTCCTGCTGGGCGGCGTGTTCTCCGCCATGCTGTACGGGGTCTACGTGAATCATGAATTCAACGACCCCGGGGCGCGGTGGAACGCAACGTGTTCACGTGCTGGCGTAAAACTGGACGGTTGTGCGGAATGGCTGACTTTTCGCATGAACCTGTTTACGTTTTCCATTTGGGTGGCCGCGTTCGCGGGATTGGTGGGTACCTGGGCCGAGTGGATGAGGAGCCGAGCATGAACATCGAAACGTTCAACCAGACCGTCCTGATCCTGGGTTGGGTCGTGGTCGGGCTGATGGGGGTTGTTGGCGTGGTCAGCTTTGCGGTGGTGATGTACGAGGACCACATCGCGCCGAAGAAGTGCGCCGCATTCCCGGAGCGGCGGGTGGGGCCGGCGGACCGGCGGGTGCACATCAGGACGCGCTGACGTGGCCGAATGCAGGTCGCGCCTTGCCGTCGCCCCCCGCATCCGCCAAACTACCGGCCTGCCGACGCATGCGGGTGACGGCGCGGGTTTGACCAGGGGAGGCGCAGTCTGTTCGAGTTCCAGATCCACGCGACCGAAGGCGCCGCGCGTACGGGCACGCTCACGCTGCCCCACGGGCAGGTGCAGACGCCCGTGTTCATGCCCGTCGGCACGCAGGCGACGGTCAAGACGCTGACGCCCACCGAGGTGGCGGGGCTAGGCGCGCAGATCATCCTGGGCAACACCTACCACCTGTACCTGCGCCCCGGGCACGACCTGGTGCGCGAGATGGGCGGCCTTCACCGCTTCCAGGGGTGGGACGGGCCGATCCTGACGGACTCGGGCGGGTTCCAGGTGTTCTCTCTTTCCGACATCAACACGATCGAGGAAGAGGGCGTCACCTTCCAGAGCCACATCGACGGCTCGCGCCACCTGTTCACCCCCGAGCGGGTGATGGAGATCGAGCGGGCGCTGGGGGCCGACATCATCATGGCCTTCGACCAGTGCCCGCCGGGACAGTCGTCGCGCGAGGTGGCGACAGAGGCGTACGAGCGCACCCTGCGCTGGCTGGAACGCTGCCGCCGCCGCTTCGGCGAGCTGCCGGGCGAGGACCCGGAAGGCCCGGTGCAGACACTGTTTCCCATCGTGCAGGGTGGGGTGTACGAGGACCTGCGGCGCGAATCGGCGCGGGCCACGCTTTCGGCGGGCGACTGGCACGGCATCGCCATCGGCGGGCTGTCGGTGGGCGAGCCCAAGCCGAAGATGCACGCCATGCTCGAGGCCGTGCAGCCGGAGCTTCCGCCCGGGCTGCCGCGCTACCTGATGGGCGTGGGCTACCCGGACGACCTTCTGGAGGCGATCGCCCGGGGCGTGGACATGTTCGACTGCGTGGCGCCCACCCGGAACGGGCGCAACGGCGCGGTGTGGATCGCGGGCGAGGGGCAGGCGAACATCAAGCAGCACCGCTTTCGCGCCGACCCGGGGCCGCTGGATCCCGAGTGCGACTGCTACACCTGCCGCACCTACACGCGGGCGTACCTGCGCCACCTGTTCGTGGCGGGCGAGGGGCTGAGCATGCGGCTGCTCTCCATCCACAACCTGCGGTTCCTGGTGCGGCTGGCGGAAACGTCGCGCGAACGGATCGCGGCGGGCGACTTCACCTCGTGGAGCCGCGCCTGGCTGGACCGCTTTCACGCGGGCAAGGCGGCCCGCGCCAACGCCTGAACATCGGCACATCAACCCACGGCTGAACCGGATCGATGGAACTCCTTCTTCTCGCGCAGGCTTCGGGGCAGGGCCAGGGCAGCTCGCTGCTGGGGTTCATGCCCATGCTCATCATCATCGTGATCTTCTACATCGTCTTCTTCGTTCCGCAGCGGCGGCAGCTGAAGGCGCACCAGGAGATGGTGAACAGCCTGCAGCGCGGCGACCAGGTGGTCACCGCGGGCGGGCTGATCGGCGAGATCACGGGGATCAAGGACGACCAG
This genomic interval from Longimicrobium sp. contains the following:
- the yajC gene encoding preprotein translocase subunit YajC; amino-acid sequence: MELLLLAQASGQGQGSSLLGFMPMLIIIVIFYIVFFVPQRRQLKAHQEMVNSLQRGDQVVTAGGLIGEITGIKDDQVQVKSGQSTVVVERSKIARRTGPVTAGAEKK
- the ruvA gene encoding Holliday junction branch migration protein RuvA, with translation MISRIRGELIVRDLERVEVMTSGGVAYEISIPTTVFERLPRLGEQVTIRTYHLVREDAVMLFGFLDDTEKTVFTRLLAVNMVGPRLALGLLSALTAEQVVRAVRERNAAALTAVSGVGKKTGERIVLELTGKLDDIAFASSALGQRAPAAEEALRALTALGVTTADADRAVRSVVQEKGSLSAPELIREALARLK
- the ruvB gene encoding Holliday junction branch migration DNA helicase RuvB, with product MSQQQPRSEITTPAALTDEEGSELSLRPQRLAEFIGQDKVKESLQIAIDAALSRREPLDHTLFYGPPGLGKTTLALLMARELGVNIKITAAPVLEKPADLVRELTTLREGDILFIDEIHRLRPIIEEFLYPAMEDWRIDVRLSDGPHAQMISMPIEKFTLIGATTRYGLLTPPMRARFGIVQRLHYYPVQHLAFIVERTAEILGVGCEKHGAMEIARRSRGTPRVANRLMRRVRDYAQVRADGVITREVADAALLMLDVDEFGLDEMDTRVLRSMIEQFGGGPVGLNTLAVAIGEDAGTLEEVYEPFLIQNGFLMRTPRGRVATALAYRRFGYAPPVDGAGANLPGMFGGAAGPVQPNLFDA
- the tgt gene encoding tRNA guanosine(34) transglycosylase Tgt; this translates as MFEFQIHATEGAARTGTLTLPHGQVQTPVFMPVGTQATVKTLTPTEVAGLGAQIILGNTYHLYLRPGHDLVREMGGLHRFQGWDGPILTDSGGFQVFSLSDINTIEEEGVTFQSHIDGSRHLFTPERVMEIERALGADIIMAFDQCPPGQSSREVATEAYERTLRWLERCRRRFGELPGEDPEGPVQTLFPIVQGGVYEDLRRESARATLSAGDWHGIAIGGLSVGEPKPKMHAMLEAVQPELPPGLPRYLMGVGYPDDLLEAIARGVDMFDCVAPTRNGRNGAVWIAGEGQANIKQHRFRADPGPLDPECDCYTCRTYTRAYLRHLFVAGEGLSMRLLSIHNLRFLVRLAETSRERIAAGDFTSWSRAWLDRFHAGKAARANA
- the queA gene encoding tRNA preQ1(34) S-adenosylmethionine ribosyltransferase-isomerase QueA, translating into MTERAFRTSDFDFHLPPEQVAQAPAERRDASRLLVVDRSTSELHHGVFSDLLEYVPAGDALVLNETRVFPARLLGRKATGAAAEVLLLHPHGGEEKVWTALVRPGAKLKPGRTVEVGEELSVEIVDSTPGGERIVRLVTPLPLAEALDRYGEVPLPPYVERSATEADRERYQTVYARERGSVAAPTAGLHFTPELIAAFEAKGVRIARLVLHVGVGTFRPVEAEDPAEHRMHSEWYSVSGEAAAAVNETRAAGGSIWAVGTTVVRTLESAATDDGLVHAGDGWTDIFIRPPYRFKAVDHLVTNFHLPRSTLLMLVAALGGYERVMRAYSEAVERGYRFFSYGDAMVLL
- the ruvC gene encoding crossover junction endodeoxyribonuclease RuvC, yielding MSLGLPPSESVVLGVDPGTAVTGYGVVRRAADGALSLLECGVVRTDPKDDLADRLRVIFEGLSEVIERTRPAVVSVEGVFYAKNVRTSVVLGHARGAVLLAAALKGLRVAEYPPAEVKAAVVGAGRATKDQVGLMVQRHLKLREVPRPHDAADGVALALTHCFRGFGPQLKAPIPLTFANLQKLGGRR